The following are encoded in a window of Candidatus Woesearchaeota archaeon genomic DNA:
- a CDS encoding radical SAM protein, which yields MNNNLKINSDQKINYKVLESVDGTILIKFKEGYSTVVIPTINNKTAVCVSSQIGCPLGCTFCHTKHFKRNLLAEEIINQVKIALTVVLDNHNSKTNFSSDINQINFPNSAPDRSLTSVIFMGMGEPMLNFEEVNKAINIFNKDFNLAFKKITLSTIGLNLDKLISAKFNIAISLHSPLDETRTKLIPKSNLSVEQIVNFTKQFSNKKSGVMISYALIKNINDSKNDLLNLLSLDWPKNINFNLLEFNETNKFKPSSKREIEFFKKEIIKAGFKCFIRQSRGKDIGAACGMLTLI from the coding sequence ATGAATAATAATCTAAAAATAAACTCTGACCAAAAAATTAACTATAAAGTATTAGAATCAGTTGATGGGACTATTTTAATTAAATTTAAAGAAGGATATTCAACAGTTGTAATTCCAACTATTAATAATAAAACTGCAGTTTGTGTTTCTTCTCAAATTGGTTGTCCTTTAGGTTGTACTTTTTGTCATACTAAACATTTCAAACGAAATCTCTTAGCAGAAGAAATAATTAATCAAGTTAAAATTGCATTAACTGTTGTATTAGATAATCATAATTCAAAAACAAACTTTTCATCAGATATTAATCAAATCAACTTCCCAAATTCAGCGCCTGACCGAAGTCTCACCTCAGTTATATTCATGGGTATGGGAGAGCCCATGTTAAACTTTGAAGAAGTAAACAAAGCAATTAATATTTTTAATAAAGATTTTAATTTAGCGTTTAAAAAAATAACTTTATCGACAATTGGACTTAATCTTGACAAATTAATCTCTGCTAAATTTAATATTGCAATTTCACTTCACAGTCCGCTTGATGAAACCAGAACCAAATTAATTCCTAAATCAAATTTATCAGTTGAACAAATAGTTAATTTTACAAAACAGTTTTCAAATAAAAAATCAGGTGTTATGATTAGTTATGCATTAATTAAAAATATTAATGATTCGAAAAATGATTTATTAAACCTGCTAAGTCTTGACTGGCCAAAAAATATTAATTTTAATTTGCTTGAATTTAATGAAACAAATAAGTTTAAACCTTCTTCAAAACGCGAAATAGAATTTTTTAAAAAAGAAATAATAAAAGCAGGATTTAAATGTTTTATTAGGCAGTCGCGTGGAAAAGATATTGGTGCAGCATGCGGGATGTTAACTCTAATTTAA
- a CDS encoding M3 family oligoendopeptidase — MTYTKGKWDLTKLLKKGTKEEVLEKVEEIKQKVEQIEKYKDKLDSITPTEFTQIIKVLEQIKHDKEIVYMYLSLRFHANTKDQEAGALLSQLESELSRLGNKILFFALWFKELSDDSAQKFIDSMPGYEYYLKDIRRSKPYILSEKEEKIINLLSTHGVGALESVYSIFTNSFMFEWEGKKITQEELISKVRSSKPEVRKKAYQTLLGKYTDNKLVINEIYKHIVLDWKTEGVDLRGYKSPLFIRSFSQNLREETVKLLMDVCRENVKLFQKYFLLKAKLIGVEKLKRFDIYAPLKEIDEHFEYGDAVQKVIDTYSEFDTEMGELAKSMFDENLVDSDVCEGKRSGAFCMSGPIDYKPYVLLSFVDKWKDISTLAHEIGHAIHHMLAAKTNNNFTVHAELPVCETASIFGEQLLAEKVLSEVEDDVKIDILAQQIDGMYGSIMRQIYFVIFEELAHKAYAEGATVDEMSEIYYGTLKEHFGDSVELTDDFKWEWLYIPHIFHTPFYCYAYSFGNLLVLALYKKYKEEGDSFVPKIKKMLELGGSMSPEEVVATAGFDINQKEFWQGGFDVIKEMIAELEKLVK, encoded by the coding sequence ATGACATACACAAAAGGCAAATGGGATTTGACAAAGCTACTTAAAAAAGGAACTAAAGAAGAAGTTTTAGAAAAAGTAGAAGAAATAAAACAAAAAGTTGAACAAATTGAAAAATATAAAGATAAATTAGATTCTATAACTCCCACTGAGTTCACACAAATAATAAAAGTTCTTGAACAAATAAAACATGACAAAGAAATTGTTTACATGTACTTAAGTTTAAGATTCCATGCTAATACTAAAGATCAAGAAGCAGGAGCACTACTATCACAACTCGAATCAGAATTATCTCGATTAGGAAATAAAATATTATTTTTTGCGTTATGGTTTAAAGAATTAAGTGATGACTCAGCTCAAAAATTTATCGACTCAATGCCAGGATATGAATATTATCTAAAAGACATAAGACGAAGCAAACCATACATTTTATCTGAAAAAGAAGAAAAAATAATCAACCTACTTTCAACACATGGCGTTGGCGCACTCGAATCAGTTTATTCAATATTTACTAATAGTTTTATGTTTGAATGGGAAGGAAAAAAAATAACCCAAGAAGAATTAATATCCAAAGTTAGATCATCAAAACCTGAAGTTCGAAAAAAAGCATACCAAACATTACTTGGAAAATATACTGATAACAAACTAGTCATAAATGAAATTTACAAACACATTGTTCTTGACTGGAAAACAGAAGGAGTTGATCTACGAGGCTACAAAAGCCCACTATTTATTAGAAGCTTTTCACAAAACTTACGAGAAGAAACAGTTAAGTTACTAATGGATGTTTGTCGCGAAAATGTTAAATTATTTCAAAAATATTTTCTTTTGAAAGCAAAACTTATTGGCGTTGAAAAATTAAAAAGATTCGATATATACGCACCACTAAAAGAAATTGATGAACATTTTGAATATGGTGACGCCGTACAAAAAGTAATTGATACATATTCTGAATTTGATACTGAAATGGGAGAACTTGCAAAATCAATGTTTGATGAAAATTTAGTTGATTCTGATGTTTGCGAAGGAAAACGAAGTGGAGCATTTTGTATGTCTGGGCCAATTGATTATAAACCCTACGTACTACTTAGTTTTGTAGATAAATGGAAAGATATCTCAACGCTCGCACACGAAATTGGACACGCAATTCATCACATGCTTGCCGCAAAAACAAATAATAATTTTACAGTTCACGCAGAACTACCAGTTTGTGAAACCGCATCAATATTTGGAGAACAATTACTTGCAGAAAAAGTATTATCAGAAGTTGAAGATGATGTTAAAATAGATATTCTAGCTCAACAAATAGATGGAATGTATGGCTCAATCATGAGACAAATATATTTCGTAATATTTGAAGAACTAGCACACAAAGCATACGCTGAAGGTGCAACGGTTGATGAAATGAGTGAAATTTATTATGGAACATTAAAAGAACATTTTGGAGACTCAGTGGAACTCACCGATGATTTCAAATGGGAATGGCTCTATATCCCCCACATATTTCACACGCCATTTTACTGCTACGCATATAGCTTTGGAAACTTACTCGTTTTAGCACTATACAAAAAGTACAAAGAAGAAGGAGACTCATTTGTTCCTAAAATTAAAAAAATGTTAGAACTTGGCGGATCAATGAGTCCTGAAGAAGTTGTTGCAACCGCAGGATTTGACATTAACCAAAAAGAATTCTGGCAAGGTGGCTTTGATGTCATAAAAGAAATGATTGCAGAACTTGAAAAATTGGTTAAATAA
- a CDS encoding J domain-containing protein, producing the protein MAQVRIKGHEFNVNPVKDSFNRRAQQFYNNIMRKLKSIGIPEEDIEIEFEPMALKSAPASVTWYVQDCRLHYSYTTCKRFVDNLFIVSKIIDFEVNEIINDKKTVEQFIFDFSESSDVEEERKSARKILGVEEDSLDFDLMSKNYKQLAKEAHPDMPTGDTERFKSLNRAHKILKRELA; encoded by the coding sequence ATGGCACAAGTTAGAATAAAAGGACACGAATTTAATGTAAATCCAGTTAAAGACTCATTTAATAGGCGTGCCCAGCAATTTTATAATAACATCATGCGAAAACTAAAATCCATTGGAATTCCTGAAGAAGATATTGAAATTGAATTTGAACCAATGGCACTAAAATCTGCCCCTGCAAGCGTTACTTGGTATGTTCAAGACTGCAGACTACACTATAGCTACACTACTTGTAAAAGATTTGTTGATAATTTATTTATTGTTTCAAAAATTATTGATTTTGAAGTAAACGAAATAATAAATGATAAAAAAACAGTAGAACAATTTATTTTTGATTTCTCAGAATCATCGGACGTAGAAGAAGAACGAAAATCTGCAAGAAAAATTTTAGGAGTAGAAGAAGATTCACTAGATTTTGATCTCATGAGTAAAAATTATAAACAACTTGCAAAAGAAGCACATCCAGATATGCCAACTGGCGATACTGAAAGATTTAAATCACTAAATCGCGCACATAAAATTCTAAAAAGAGAACTAGCTTAA
- a CDS encoding DEAD/DEAH box helicase family protein, translating to MVKINLEQIPERLIHAKELVSANQFKLNILAQKITNFEIVDSLIAKPTYDTKIDILEHQTKTALHVLNNFSHRALLADEVGLGKTIEAGIIIKEYIVRKLASKILILTPATLKYQWQEEMRSKFEEEFEIANTPEDYHNKKVIASIDTAKTPRHKKVLETIDWDLIIIDEAHKLKNSATLNYKLIKSLRKKRCLMLTATPLQNNIFELWTLLDLLHPGFLETKAKFTEKFVSDKDGMKIINDQELQQKLSKIMIRNLRKDVGIKFAKRSVKTHLLEYSSQEMKFYQEAINFIKKQYQDLTKLEKEIGQDDDIESVANLSEEELKKMASEYKRKGLLTFSLIMLTRQLTSSLQTGIKALERYQKTIDDPKKIRLIELLLKQGKNITDDRKKDHLLKLLKKEQKKVIIFTTFIHTQNMLEFELQKNNYSTVKFNGTMTAQEKEDAISEFKEKKQILICTDSGSEGRNLQFAQILINFDLPWNPMRIEQRIGRVHRIGQKHDVTIHNLAIKNTIESYILNKLYEKISLFTVAVGEMDLILSQLKQKGSIEQSIFNSYFNENEKLSEELSTAKETANNIKKFDQKIFKGEKHSGS from the coding sequence TTGGTCAAAATAAATCTAGAACAAATACCTGAAAGGCTCATACACGCAAAAGAATTAGTGAGTGCTAATCAATTCAAACTAAATATATTAGCTCAAAAAATAACTAATTTTGAAATTGTAGATAGTCTAATTGCTAAACCCACATATGACACAAAAATAGACATATTAGAACATCAAACAAAAACTGCACTGCATGTTCTAAACAATTTTTCTCACAGAGCATTACTCGCAGATGAAGTTGGACTTGGAAAAACAATTGAAGCAGGAATAATAATTAAAGAGTACATTGTTCGAAAACTTGCTAGCAAAATTCTTATTTTAACTCCTGCAACACTAAAGTATCAATGGCAAGAAGAAATGAGATCTAAATTTGAAGAAGAATTTGAAATTGCAAACACCCCTGAAGATTACCATAACAAAAAAGTAATTGCATCAATTGATACTGCCAAAACTCCTCGACATAAAAAAGTACTTGAAACAATCGATTGGGATTTAATCATCATCGATGAAGCGCATAAATTAAAAAACAGCGCAACACTAAATTATAAACTAATTAAATCCTTAAGAAAAAAAAGATGTTTAATGCTTACTGCAACACCATTACAAAATAATATTTTTGAATTATGGACTCTGCTAGATTTATTACATCCTGGATTTTTAGAAACAAAAGCAAAATTCACAGAAAAATTTGTATCTGACAAAGATGGAATGAAAATAATTAACGATCAAGAACTACAACAAAAATTAAGTAAAATTATGATTCGAAACTTACGAAAAGACGTTGGAATTAAATTTGCTAAAAGATCTGTGAAAACACACTTACTTGAATATTCTTCACAAGAAATGAAATTTTATCAAGAAGCGATAAACTTCATTAAAAAACAATATCAAGATTTAACAAAACTTGAAAAAGAAATAGGCCAAGATGATGATATTGAATCAGTAGCTAATCTATCGGAAGAAGAATTAAAAAAAATGGCCTCAGAATATAAGCGAAAGGGACTTCTCACATTTAGCTTAATTATGCTCACACGACAATTAACAAGCTCACTGCAAACAGGCATAAAAGCACTGGAAAGATATCAAAAAACAATAGATGATCCAAAAAAAATTCGATTAATTGAATTATTACTTAAACAAGGAAAAAATATAACTGACGATAGGAAAAAAGATCATTTGTTAAAATTACTCAAAAAAGAACAAAAAAAAGTCATAATATTTACGACATTCATACACACTCAAAATATGTTAGAATTTGAATTACAAAAAAATAATTACAGTACTGTTAAATTTAATGGCACAATGACTGCACAAGAAAAAGAAGATGCAATATCAGAATTTAAAGAAAAAAAACAAATTTTAATTTGTACTGATTCTGGTAGCGAAGGACGAAACTTACAATTTGCACAAATCTTAATTAATTTTGATTTACCTTGGAATCCTATGAGAATAGAACAAAGAATAGGAAGAGTACACAGAATAGGCCAAAAACATGACGTAACAATACACAACTTAGCAATAAAAAATACTATTGAATCATACATCCTAAATAAATTATATGAAAAAATTAGTTTATTTACAGTTGCAGTCGGAGAAATGGACTTAATATTATCACAACTAAAACAAAAAGGAAGTATCGAACAATCAATTTTTAATTCTTATTTTAATGAAAATGAAAAATTATCAGAAGAACTTTCAACTGCAAAAGAAACTGCCAATAATATTAAAAAATTCGATCAAAAAATATTCAAAGGAGAAAAACACAGTGGATCCTGA
- a CDS encoding slipin family protein, giving the protein MSVLLTVGIVLGAYLLLSLRVVKEYERGVRFFLGKYMGLITPGLSLVLPILMTWERVDMRTKAIDVPDQDAISKDNVSLKVNAVLYYKVAEANKSILEVEHYNYAVSQLAQTTMRDVVGEVSLDDLLGQRDKISKKIQIIVDKATDPWGIKVEGVELKHVELPEDMKRVLGKEAEAEREKRAVIIKAEGEVVASENMAKAAMTLSKAPGALHLRTLQSINDMSSDKSNTIVFATPLEVLKAFEGFAKKK; this is encoded by the coding sequence ATGAGTGTTTTACTTACTGTTGGAATAGTTCTTGGAGCATATTTGTTATTAAGTCTAAGAGTTGTTAAAGAATATGAACGCGGAGTTAGATTTTTCTTAGGAAAATATATGGGATTAATTACGCCTGGATTAAGTTTGGTATTGCCAATTTTGATGACTTGGGAACGAGTTGATATGCGAACAAAAGCAATTGATGTTCCTGATCAAGATGCAATTTCTAAAGATAATGTTTCGCTTAAAGTAAATGCAGTTCTTTATTATAAAGTTGCTGAAGCAAACAAATCGATTTTAGAAGTTGAACATTATAATTATGCTGTGTCTCAATTAGCACAAACCACAATGAGAGATGTTGTAGGAGAAGTTAGTTTAGATGACTTATTAGGTCAAAGAGATAAAATTTCTAAAAAGATTCAAATAATTGTTGATAAAGCAACAGATCCTTGGGGTATAAAAGTTGAAGGTGTTGAATTAAAACATGTTGAACTTCCAGAAGATATGAAAAGAGTTTTAGGTAAAGAAGCTGAAGCTGAAAGAGAAAAAAGAGCTGTTATTATTAAAGCAGAAGGTGAGGTAGTAGCCTCTGAGAATATGGCTAAAGCTGCAATGACTCTATCAAAAGCACCAGGAGCACTTCATTTAAGAACGCTGCAAAGCATAAATGATATGTCCAGTGATAAAAGTAATACTATTGTTTTCGCAACACCTCTTGAAGTGTTAAAAGCTTTTGAAGGATTTGCCAAAAAGAAGTAA
- a CDS encoding MFS transporter encodes MSSVKVSQLNSQINSRLTANIWKFYLFNFIDMFALFLPFIVYYFQELGLSLGKIAILQSFMAVTLFIMEIPSGYIADKFGRKNSLIISVIFQVISIALLYFATGFSMLIVSHIFLGICISFASGADSAFLYDTLLLLKREKEYKKIDGKAKFFGEIAVIFSSVIGSIIVMFGIKITILLTLVGHIFLVFLTFSFTEPPRTKLAKIGSLTIKKEFSQLLSIVKKSLHNKKLLGLFVYSFIVLGVSNTIFLMYQPYFRETALPLNSFGIIFAIFSIFTALASLKAHYLEEKLGVFKSLLIMPLFLVAALIFSSIFFVWWGFIFFALRELVRGFIFPVLGDYTNKITQSKERATVLSVGSMFSRCGLIFVSISFGFFSDAFGLKPVYIVTGVILLVFTLLISFVMKNNNSK; translated from the coding sequence ATGAGTTCAGTTAAAGTGTCCCAACTAAATTCTCAAATAAATTCTCGCCTCACTGCAAATATTTGGAAGTTTTATTTATTTAATTTTATTGATATGTTTGCTTTGTTCTTGCCTTTTATTGTTTATTATTTTCAGGAATTAGGTTTGTCATTAGGAAAAATTGCAATTTTACAAAGTTTTATGGCAGTAACCTTGTTTATTATGGAAATTCCTTCTGGGTATATTGCTGATAAGTTTGGTAGGAAGAATTCATTAATTATTTCAGTAATTTTTCAAGTAATCTCAATTGCGCTTCTTTATTTTGCAACTGGTTTTTCTATGTTAATAGTTTCTCACATTTTTTTAGGTATTTGTATTTCGTTTGCATCTGGTGCGGATTCAGCATTTTTGTATGATACTTTACTTTTGTTAAAGAGGGAAAAAGAGTACAAAAAGATTGACGGTAAGGCAAAGTTTTTTGGTGAGATTGCAGTTATTTTTTCAAGTGTGATTGGATCAATTATTGTTATGTTTGGAATAAAAATTACGATTCTGTTAACGTTAGTTGGGCATATATTTTTGGTTTTTTTAACATTTTCTTTTACTGAGCCTCCACGAACAAAATTAGCAAAAATTGGCTCTTTAACAATTAAAAAAGAATTTTCACAATTATTATCAATTGTAAAAAAATCTTTACACAACAAAAAGTTATTAGGCTTATTTGTTTATTCGTTTATTGTTCTGGGTGTTTCTAACACAATTTTTTTAATGTATCAACCATACTTTAGAGAAACTGCGCTTCCATTGAATTCTTTTGGCATAATTTTTGCAATATTTTCAATTTTTACTGCACTTGCATCACTAAAAGCACATTATCTTGAAGAAAAGCTCGGGGTGTTCAAATCTTTGTTAATCATGCCATTATTTCTTGTAGCTGCACTAATTTTTTCAAGTATTTTTTTTGTTTGGTGGGGGTTTATATTTTTCGCATTGCGAGAATTAGTGAGGGGGTTTATTTTTCCAGTTCTTGGTGATTATACAAATAAAATTACGCAATCCAAAGAACGGGCCACAGTTTTGTCAGTTGGAAGTATGTTTTCAAGATGCGGGCTTATATTTGTTTCAATATCGTTTGGTTTTTTTAGTGATGCATTCGGACTAAAGCCAGTCTATATAGTAACTGGAGTGATTTTGTTAGTATTTACATTATTGATCTCATTTGTTATGAAAAATAATAATTCAAAATAA
- a CDS encoding DUF4215 domain-containing protein: MTEKRRGLVLAVMLLSIIILLSAGVFAEGTCEFHGLYFYDKPTDSEVTSMKYMLVNTAGTDITPATLIQIDEFLKYAGKEIYLYSSASIEGSKWYNKLLSGRRSKAIAKYIEKIAPGTNVHYSDTTYWGWKERGETDYWAPMSPAEIDFYSKKRRKSLKIADAKLILNRRFILSDHELFDPATGWNSFSKSTPNTLYITGCAGYNPCGNEKLDPGEECDDGNLIDGDGCNSKCQKEKPKVECGNGIIETGEECDDGNKVGGDGCSAKCTLESCPTTAMCLPASECDKKDIFPNPAQALYNKYCENTKEEGYLCCAKNNTPILAECGNGIREAGEDCDDGNLDEFDGCTTTCVFGSGCTCPFFSILRFFGLEIASPCDSLFYKILLCWLPFLLLLFLPVPFFRRRIKFMNRNSLVHDGPQDCQELREFLTNTIKLKEGIALKIKEINQNIDKLSAESLAEFKKGLNDLAFLYDSDSDDYKNLATSTKDYEQILALYLDIVHMLLALEAKENRLLEILKEIEEGKWEHCGLDLERKKEVIAELKPIIMRVLEETQLILKKIHRETGEMGLFISAIPALVGKKNREFGEKSIDREFDGTIRKLWKYCSTPVFLRHNGRRRIMPHENRNNTNKGIHGDPEHAIANHNHSWLNRAIGGFVKPGELLVKTYDSEGKDIRGKTMNWWHQKMPTSTHEREYKYLYIKKLSGKLHSEITNGKKLFEDLTENIKKGSKQNSLIDRLIKNMDRVKKEKYTIKGRVVIDKEGLPELLKDEKGKKLYDHTGFSSPAKKFKIGVLAQRNGAVFSILTKDIDPARSVLEREGKFDLTFYVDWAQIEKTVVLQTAEPKLKDFYFNNFSKGLVVFAEVHDTKENKIHKFYHIVDFSDSLFGRGGEGTNDRDNPRSDKLHKGLGFSGIPIEFNATHKIEENVIVPVFAQKKKPIPPPPKKEWYPKILHIDKKNKKLKGEVIEP; encoded by the coding sequence ATGACTGAAAAGAGGCGCGGATTAGTATTAGCAGTCATGCTACTTTCTATAATTATATTACTTTCAGCAGGAGTTTTTGCAGAAGGAACTTGTGAATTTCACGGACTATATTTTTATGATAAACCAACAGATTCTGAAGTTACTAGTATGAAATATATGTTAGTTAATACTGCAGGAACAGATATTACCCCTGCAACACTCATCCAAATTGATGAATTTCTCAAATACGCAGGAAAAGAAATTTATCTTTATTCCTCCGCAAGTATTGAAGGATCCAAATGGTACAATAAATTATTATCAGGAAGAAGATCAAAAGCAATTGCTAAATATATAGAAAAGATCGCACCTGGAACTAATGTTCATTATTCAGACACAACTTATTGGGGATGGAAAGAAAGAGGAGAAACAGATTATTGGGCTCCAATGTCCCCTGCAGAAATTGATTTTTATTCTAAAAAAAGACGAAAAAGTCTAAAAATTGCAGATGCAAAATTAATTCTTAATAGACGATTCATATTATCAGATCATGAGTTATTTGATCCTGCAACAGGATGGAACTCATTTAGTAAATCAACACCTAACACATTATATATTACAGGGTGTGCCGGATATAATCCTTGCGGTAATGAAAAACTAGATCCTGGAGAAGAATGTGATGATGGAAACTTAATTGATGGCGATGGATGTAATTCTAAATGCCAAAAAGAAAAACCTAAAGTTGAATGTGGAAATGGAATAATTGAAACAGGCGAAGAATGTGATGATGGCAATAAAGTTGGAGGAGATGGTTGTAGTGCTAAATGCACACTCGAATCTTGTCCTACTACTGCAATGTGCCTTCCAGCATCTGAATGTGATAAAAAAGATATTTTCCCAAATCCGGCCCAAGCACTATATAATAAATACTGCGAAAATACAAAAGAAGAAGGATATTTATGCTGCGCTAAAAATAATACTCCAATTTTAGCTGAATGTGGAAATGGAATACGAGAAGCAGGAGAAGACTGCGATGATGGAAACTTAGATGAATTTGATGGTTGTACAACCACATGTGTTTTTGGTTCTGGCTGTACTTGTCCATTCTTTAGCATACTAAGATTCTTTGGACTCGAAATTGCATCTCCTTGTGATAGTTTATTTTACAAAATACTGCTTTGTTGGTTACCATTTTTACTTTTATTATTTTTACCAGTTCCATTTTTTAGAAGAAGAATCAAATTTATGAATCGAAATTCATTAGTTCATGATGGCCCGCAAGACTGCCAGGAATTAAGAGAATTTTTAACAAATACAATTAAACTCAAAGAAGGAATTGCATTAAAAATAAAAGAAATCAATCAAAACATAGATAAATTATCCGCCGAATCATTAGCTGAATTCAAAAAAGGATTAAATGATTTAGCATTCTTATATGACTCAGACTCAGATGATTACAAAAACTTAGCAACATCAACAAAAGATTACGAACAAATTTTAGCACTATACTTAGATATAGTTCACATGTTACTAGCTCTTGAAGCAAAAGAAAATAGATTACTTGAAATTCTTAAAGAGATCGAGGAAGGAAAATGGGAACATTGCGGACTTGATCTTGAACGTAAAAAAGAAGTTATTGCAGAATTAAAACCAATAATTATGCGAGTCTTAGAAGAAACTCAATTAATTCTTAAAAAAATCCATAGAGAAACCGGAGAGATGGGACTATTTATTTCAGCAATACCTGCTCTAGTTGGCAAGAAAAATAGAGAATTTGGAGAAAAATCAATTGATCGCGAATTTGATGGAACAATAAGAAAACTATGGAAATACTGCAGCACACCTGTATTCTTAAGACATAATGGTAGACGAAGAATTATGCCTCATGAAAATCGAAATAACACCAATAAAGGAATACATGGTGATCCTGAACACGCTATTGCAAATCATAATCATTCATGGTTAAATCGAGCAATTGGCGGATTTGTAAAACCAGGAGAATTATTAGTTAAAACATATGATTCAGAAGGAAAAGATATTCGTGGAAAAACAATGAATTGGTGGCATCAAAAAATGCCCACTTCAACACATGAGCGAGAGTATAAATATTTGTATATCAAAAAACTAAGTGGAAAATTACACTCTGAAATAACAAATGGAAAAAAATTATTTGAAGACTTAACCGAAAATATCAAAAAAGGATCAAAACAAAACTCACTAATAGATAGACTCATCAAAAATATGGATAGAGTCAAAAAAGAAAAATATACTATAAAAGGAAGAGTAGTTATTGATAAAGAAGGATTACCTGAATTATTAAAAGATGAGAAAGGTAAAAAGTTATATGATCACACAGGATTTAGTTCACCTGCAAAAAAATTCAAAATAGGAGTTCTTGCTCAAAGAAACGGAGCAGTATTTTCAATACTCACAAAAGATATTGATCCTGCAAGAAGTGTTTTAGAACGAGAAGGTAAGTTTGATTTAACATTTTATGTTGACTGGGCACAAATAGAAAAAACAGTAGTGCTACAAACTGCAGAACCTAAACTTAAAGATTTTTATTTTAATAATTTTTCTAAAGGATTGGTTGTATTTGCAGAAGTACATGACACTAAGGAAAATAAAATTCATAAATTTTACCACATAGTTGATTTTTCAGATTCATTATTTGGTCGAGGCGGAGAAGGAACAAACGATCGAGATAATCCTCGAAGTGACAAATTACACAAAGGACTTGGATTTTCCGGAATACCAATCGAGTTTAACGCAACACATAAGATTGAGGAAAATGTAATAGTTCCTGTTTTTGCTCAAAAGAAAAAACCAATTCCACCACCACCAAAAAAAGAGTGGTATCCAAAGATTTTACATATTGATAAAAAAAATAAAAAACTCAAAGGAGAAGTAATAGAACCTTGA